A window of the Pseudomonadota bacterium genome harbors these coding sequences:
- the trkA gene encoding Trk system potassium transporter TrkA: MKIMILGAGQVGSSVAASLSREENDITVVDTNAQRLGELQDKLDIRGVLGNASHPKVLIRAGAEDADMVVALTNSDEINMVACQVCYTIFHTPTKIARVRAAEYLDYPELFSGDQCPVDVLISPEKLVTEHVKRLIEYPGSLQVLDFADGRAQIVAVATVEGGALTGHKISELRRLLPDDIEIRVAAIFREQKALIPSGETVMIPGDVVFFLAARGHILRVMAEIRKLEQPARRLMLAGGGNIGASLAAVLEDEYLVKLVERSRPRAQYIAESLEKTIVLVGDCADEDLLREENIDQTDMYCALTNDDEANILSSMLAKKMGARRVISLVNRASYVDMMEAGTIDIALSPQQITIGALLTHVRRGHMVKVHSLRRGAAEAIEAVAHGDSRTSRVVGRAVEEIPLPEEVTIVGIVRGESLIIAHHDEVIEPEDHVILLVLNKAGLGEVEQLFQVGATFI, encoded by the coding sequence ATGAAGATCATGATCCTCGGAGCGGGTCAGGTCGGGTCGTCGGTGGCGGCCAGCCTGTCGCGGGAAGAGAACGACATCACCGTTGTCGACACCAACGCCCAGCGTCTTGGCGAGCTGCAGGACAAGCTGGATATTCGCGGTGTGCTCGGCAACGCCTCTCACCCGAAGGTGTTGATCCGGGCCGGCGCCGAAGACGCGGACATGGTGGTGGCGCTGACCAACAGTGACGAGATCAATATGGTGGCCTGTCAGGTTTGCTACACGATCTTTCACACGCCCACCAAAATTGCGCGGGTGCGGGCCGCGGAATACCTGGATTACCCCGAGCTGTTTTCCGGCGACCAATGCCCCGTGGATGTCCTGATTAGTCCCGAGAAGCTGGTCACCGAACACGTCAAGCGGTTGATCGAGTATCCCGGCTCGCTACAGGTGCTGGATTTTGCCGACGGGCGCGCGCAGATTGTGGCGGTGGCAACGGTTGAAGGCGGGGCGCTGACCGGCCACAAGATCTCAGAGCTACGCCGCCTGCTGCCCGACGACATCGAAATCCGCGTGGCGGCCATTTTCCGGGAGCAGAAGGCGCTGATCCCCAGCGGTGAAACCGTGATGATTCCAGGGGACGTGGTGTTTTTCCTGGCTGCTCGGGGGCATATTCTCCGGGTGATGGCCGAGATCCGAAAGCTCGAGCAGCCGGCGCGTCGCCTCATGCTGGCCGGCGGCGGCAACATCGGTGCGTCGCTGGCGGCGGTGCTCGAAGACGAGTATCTGGTGAAGCTGGTGGAGCGCTCGCGACCGAGGGCGCAATACATCGCCGAGAGTCTTGAGAAGACGATTGTGCTGGTGGGCGACTGTGCAGACGAAGATCTGCTGCGGGAAGAAAACATCGATCAGACCGACATGTACTGCGCGCTGACCAACGACGACGAGGCCAACATCCTGTCATCCATGCTGGCCAAAAAAATGGGCGCAAGGCGGGTGATCTCGCTCGTCAATCGGGCCTCCTACGTCGACATGATGGAGGCAGGCACCATCGATATCGCTTTGTCGCCGCAGCAGATCACGATCGGAGCCCTGCTGACCCACGTGCGCCGCGGCCACATGGTCAAGGTTCACTCGCTGCGGCGAGGCGCGGCCGAGGCCATCGAAGCGGTGGCCCACGGGGACAGCCGCACCTCGAGAGTTGTGGGTCGGGCGGTCGAGGAAATTCCCTTGCCCGAAGAGGTCACCATCGTCGGTATCGTGCGCGGCGAGTCGCTGATCATCGCGCACCATGACGAGGTGATCGAGCCGGAAGACCACGTGATTCTCCTCGTGCTCAACAAGGCGGGCCTCGGGGAAGTTGAGCAGCTGTTCCAGGTGGGTGCCACCTTTATCTGA
- a CDS encoding ATP-binding protein, with translation MKRRPVARFFQRTLPMASVLALLFVALYLAGDATRGLEGWNQYYEWVFLLAGAALVVLAAAVIWRLVSLIRRRRAGQPGARLTQRMVLMFVALAVPPALIVYWFSVDFLNRSIDRWFDVDVATALEDAQAIGRRFLELQKVEKSNLTERLAQRLADLSTDDLASELRDLVAEGDALEMTVLGEGGQVIRTSSRDLDRFTADVPSDLQLMQARQRGSFVDYEPNLTEGEVLQVRVLQTIPDRGLGPERVLQGIYSVPQGFDEQASNVEAQFLRYESLRYQRNALKQAFVLILSMVLTLSVLLALLLAFNTARRLVQPISNLSEATRSIASGNYERRLPVASNDELGFLVQSFNMMTEEIERSSGEASRSRLEAETRRDFLETILGSLSSGVITLTGSGVVRAVNQAAQDILEVDEAALRERALSTVAQEHRWLAPLAELMERNAGTSHRWREEISLEGEGHELVLTCRGARLPMPDGSAGTVLVLEDMTDLVRAQREAAWGEVARRLAHEVKNPLTPIQLSAERLRHKYLSRMPEEDAAVLDRATRTIVTQVEALKTMVNAFSDYARAPTLQLEPLRLSELVEEMVEFYQQGDRQMTLECQWMADEPRVFADRLRLRQLLHNLIKNAQEAGGGGPLELRAASHLEWQRGHASLCLSLRDNGPGLPPEIQDKLFEPYATSKSRGTGIGLAIVKKIAEEHGGDISARNARSGGAVFELRLPVEASELPSIDLPKERSEAG, from the coding sequence TTGAAGCGGCGACCGGTCGCGCGATTCTTCCAGCGGACGCTGCCGATGGCGTCCGTGCTGGCGCTGCTGTTTGTGGCGCTCTACCTGGCCGGGGACGCTACGCGCGGGCTGGAGGGCTGGAATCAATATTATGAGTGGGTCTTTCTGCTCGCCGGTGCCGCGCTGGTGGTGCTGGCCGCCGCGGTGATCTGGCGGCTGGTCAGCCTGATTCGCCGGCGCCGGGCCGGGCAGCCCGGGGCCCGCCTGACCCAGCGCATGGTTTTGATGTTTGTGGCGCTGGCGGTGCCGCCGGCGCTGATCGTTTACTGGTTCTCCGTCGATTTTCTCAATCGCAGTATCGACCGCTGGTTCGATGTGGACGTGGCGACCGCGCTCGAGGACGCGCAGGCGATCGGCCGCCGTTTTCTGGAGCTGCAAAAGGTTGAGAAGAGCAACCTCACGGAACGTTTGGCGCAGCGCCTGGCGGATCTGTCCACGGACGACCTGGCCTCGGAGCTGCGCGACCTGGTGGCCGAGGGAGACGCGCTGGAGATGACGGTCCTCGGCGAAGGCGGCCAGGTCATCCGCACGAGCAGCCGCGATCTGGACCGGTTCACCGCCGATGTCCCGAGCGACCTTCAGCTAATGCAGGCGCGCCAGCGAGGAAGCTTCGTTGACTATGAGCCCAATCTGACCGAGGGGGAAGTGCTGCAGGTGCGGGTGCTCCAGACGATTCCCGACCGGGGACTCGGGCCGGAACGGGTGCTGCAGGGCATTTATTCGGTGCCGCAGGGTTTCGACGAGCAGGCCAGCAACGTGGAGGCGCAGTTTCTGCGCTACGAGTCGCTCAGATACCAGCGCAATGCCCTCAAGCAGGCGTTTGTGCTGATTCTTTCGATGGTGCTGACGTTGAGCGTGCTGCTGGCCCTGCTGCTGGCCTTCAACACCGCACGTCGGCTCGTGCAGCCGATCAGCAATCTGTCCGAGGCGACCCGATCCATCGCCAGCGGCAACTACGAGCGCCGCCTGCCGGTGGCCAGCAACGACGAGCTGGGGTTTCTGGTTCAGTCATTCAACATGATGACCGAGGAAATCGAGCGCTCCAGCGGTGAGGCCAGCCGCTCGCGTCTGGAGGCGGAGACGCGACGCGATTTCCTGGAGACGATCCTCGGCAGCCTGAGCTCCGGCGTGATTACGCTCACGGGCAGTGGCGTGGTGCGAGCGGTCAATCAGGCAGCACAGGACATCCTTGAAGTGGACGAGGCCGCGCTGCGTGAGCGGGCCTTGAGCACCGTGGCCCAGGAGCATCGCTGGCTGGCGCCCCTGGCGGAACTGATGGAGCGCAACGCCGGAACCAGCCACCGCTGGCGTGAGGAGATCAGCCTGGAGGGAGAGGGCCATGAATTGGTGCTGACCTGTCGCGGCGCCAGGCTGCCCATGCCCGACGGCAGTGCCGGCACCGTGCTGGTCTTGGAGGATATGACCGATCTGGTTCGCGCTCAGCGCGAAGCGGCCTGGGGTGAGGTGGCACGGCGGCTGGCGCACGAGGTGAAAAACCCCCTGACGCCGATTCAGCTCTCGGCGGAGCGGCTTCGCCACAAGTATTTGAGCCGCATGCCAGAAGAGGACGCGGCGGTGCTCGACCGGGCGACTCGCACCATCGTGACCCAGGTGGAAGCGCTGAAAACCATGGTCAACGCGTTCAGCGACTACGCCCGGGCGCCGACGCTGCAGCTGGAGCCGCTGCGCCTGTCTGAGCTGGTCGAGGAGATGGTGGAGTTCTACCAGCAGGGCGATCGACAGATGACGCTGGAGTGCCAGTGGATGGCCGACGAGCCGCGGGTATTTGCGGACCGCTTGCGGCTGCGCCAGCTGCTGCACAACCTGATCAAAAACGCCCAGGAGGCCGGGGGCGGCGGTCCGCTGGAGCTGCGTGCGGCCAGCCACCTGGAATGGCAACGCGGCCACGCCAGCCTGTGCCTGAGCCTGCGCGACAACGGCCCCGGCCTGCCGCCGGAGATCCAGGACAAGCTCTTCGAGCCTTATGCCACCAGCAAGAGCCGAGGCACGGGGATTGGGCTGGCAATCGTGAAGAAAATTGCCGAGGAACACGGCGGGGATATCAGCGCGCGTAACGCTCGCTCCGGCGGCGCCGTGTTTGAGCTGCGTCTGCCGGTAGAAGCCTCCGAGCTGCCCTCCATCGACCTGCCGAAAGAGCGCAGCGAAGCTGGCTGA
- a CDS encoding DUF4390 domain-containing protein: MGFFTRCWKNAERAAAVGLCLLLAGCKLAPAESRPSIEVLAFSPVAANAQLTLSHQLSPEVLDALRHGVSVTFQWRLEQRQNRPVLWDSLLWSRSGERQISYRSLSQYFTLLEPVSGEATSFRDLPALLAALDQVPLEAVPTDAEGAYFQVRARLVISRLPPALRLSSYLSDQWRMDTGWVRLTGVTS, from the coding sequence ATGGGTTTTTTTACTCGCTGCTGGAAAAACGCTGAGCGGGCTGCCGCGGTTGGCCTGTGCCTGCTGCTCGCCGGCTGCAAGCTGGCGCCGGCGGAGTCTCGCCCGTCGATCGAGGTGCTCGCTTTCAGTCCTGTGGCCGCTAACGCGCAACTGACCCTCAGCCATCAGCTCTCACCCGAGGTGCTTGACGCCCTGCGCCACGGTGTCTCGGTCACCTTCCAGTGGCGCCTCGAGCAGCGGCAGAACCGGCCGGTGCTTTGGGACAGCCTGCTTTGGTCCCGCAGCGGAGAACGCCAGATCAGCTACCGGTCGCTGTCGCAATATTTCACCCTGCTCGAGCCGGTCAGCGGTGAGGCAACCAGCTTTCGCGACCTGCCGGCGCTGCTGGCGGCGCTCGATCAGGTCCCACTCGAAGCCGTGCCGACGGACGCGGAGGGCGCCTACTTCCAGGTGCGAGCTAGGCTGGTCATTTCCCGGCTGCCGCCGGCGCTGCGCCTGTCGTCCTACCTGTCCGACCAGTGGCGGATGGACACGGGCTGGGTTCGCCTGACCGGGGTGACGTCTTGA
- the rsmB gene encoding 16S rRNA (cytosine(967)-C(5))-methyltransferase RsmB, translated as MAERPATKPAKSHSSGARKRPARRGQDSRADAARQLQRVLAGRSLSGDQAAADPLRQALVYAVLRHLTILETLLDRFLEKPLRARDEDLRCLLLVGLAELNGFSTPQHAVLDQAVSATARLGKKWARGLVNAVLRSYLRSGQSAAALAASDLEPAVRFSHPRWLVSAIEEAWPAQLEPILRANNEQAPMCLRVNLSRVSRDDYLASLEQDGIEARALPLAPSAIELQKARPVAELPGFDSGLVSVQDPAAQLAAPLLGAGPGMSVLDACAAPGGKTAHLLELQPELALTAVDSDPLRVPRIAENLARLGLSAEVLTGDAGELPAAQFDRILLDAPCSATGVIRRHPDIKWLRRESDIDDLTRQQRRLLARLWERLASGGQLLYATCSLLPAENHLTIESFVAATADARVLSLSGSWGVDTGWGRQLLPGQDGTDGFFYSLLEKR; from the coding sequence TTGGCTGAGCGTCCCGCCACGAAACCAGCAAAATCCCACAGCTCGGGCGCTAGGAAGCGCCCGGCGCGGCGCGGGCAGGACAGTCGTGCAGACGCTGCGAGACAGCTCCAGCGGGTGCTCGCCGGCCGTTCTCTGAGCGGTGACCAGGCAGCGGCTGATCCGCTGCGACAGGCTTTGGTCTACGCGGTACTTCGGCACCTGACCATACTTGAGACCCTGCTCGATCGGTTTCTCGAGAAGCCCCTGCGGGCGCGCGATGAGGATCTGCGCTGCCTGCTGCTGGTTGGCCTGGCCGAGCTGAACGGGTTTTCCACTCCCCAGCATGCGGTGCTGGACCAGGCGGTCAGCGCCACAGCGCGCCTGGGCAAAAAGTGGGCTCGGGGGCTGGTCAACGCGGTCCTTCGCAGCTACCTGAGGTCTGGGCAGAGTGCGGCCGCATTGGCCGCCAGCGACCTTGAGCCCGCGGTGCGTTTCAGCCACCCGCGTTGGCTGGTGTCGGCGATCGAGGAAGCGTGGCCCGCCCAGCTCGAGCCGATTCTTAGAGCCAACAACGAACAGGCGCCAATGTGCCTGCGGGTAAACCTGTCGCGCGTCAGCCGGGACGACTATCTGGCCAGCCTCGAGCAGGATGGTATCGAGGCCCGCGCTTTGCCGCTGGCGCCCAGTGCGATCGAACTGCAGAAGGCGCGGCCGGTCGCGGAGCTGCCCGGCTTCGATTCGGGTCTGGTCAGTGTGCAGGATCCGGCCGCGCAGCTGGCGGCACCGCTGCTGGGCGCAGGGCCAGGCATGAGCGTCCTGGACGCGTGCGCGGCGCCGGGCGGCAAGACGGCGCACCTGCTGGAGCTCCAGCCCGAGCTGGCGCTGACCGCGGTGGATTCTGACCCGCTGCGAGTGCCAAGGATTGCCGAGAATCTTGCCCGCCTTGGGCTGAGTGCGGAGGTGCTGACGGGGGACGCCGGTGAGCTGCCGGCGGCACAATTTGATCGAATCCTCCTGGATGCACCCTGCTCGGCAACCGGCGTCATCCGCCGCCATCCGGACATCAAGTGGCTGCGTCGCGAGAGCGATATCGATGACTTGACGCGTCAGCAGCGACGCCTGCTGGCGCGCCTGTGGGAGCGTCTGGCGAGCGGCGGGCAGCTGCTTTACGCCACCTGTTCTTTGCTACCGGCAGAAAATCACCTGACAATAGAGTCGTTTGTGGCCGCCACGGCTGACGCCAGGGTCCTGTCCCTGTCGGGGTCGTGGGGCGTGGATACCGGCTGGGGCCGACAGCTTCTGCCGGGGCAGGACGGAACGGATGGGTTTTTTTACTCGCTGCTGGAAAAACGCTGA
- a CDS encoding TrkH family potassium uptake protein has product MLPPALVGYLYADGSATPFLEGFAMLAALGALCWYPVRHIRRELRIRDGFVVVVACWLVLGLAGSVPLFLSSQPELSLTDAVFESMSGLTTTGATVLTGIDYLPKGILFYRQQLQWLGGMGIIVLAVAVLPMLRIGGMQLYRAETPGPMKDNKLTPRIAETAKALWNLYLWITLTCALAYWIAGMSIFDAVGHAFSTVAIGGFSTHDLSIGYFNSPAIEVICMLFMFVAGINFALHFMAWHRASMSPYKGDPELKTYIGLIIAATVFCSWQLWSNSVYPDALQAIRYGMFQVISIGTTAGFATDSFYLWPATLPLLLLLLSCVGACAGSTGGGMKVIRVLLLYKQGWREMVRLVHPSALAPVKLGNRSASEKVIQSVWGFFSVYILCFCLFALILTGFGVDLVTAVSSVLACMNNLGPALGQAGPHYADLVDPAKWVLSLAMVMGRLELFTLLILFTPVFWRN; this is encoded by the coding sequence ATGCTGCCGCCGGCGCTGGTCGGCTACCTGTATGCAGACGGCAGCGCCACGCCGTTTCTTGAAGGATTTGCGATGCTGGCGGCCCTGGGCGCACTGTGCTGGTACCCGGTCCGCCACATTCGCCGCGAGCTGCGGATCCGGGATGGTTTTGTGGTGGTCGTCGCCTGCTGGCTGGTGCTCGGGCTGGCTGGATCGGTGCCGCTGTTTCTCTCCAGTCAGCCGGAGCTGTCGCTGACCGATGCGGTCTTTGAGTCCATGTCCGGGCTTACCACCACCGGCGCCACCGTGCTGACCGGCATCGACTATTTGCCGAAAGGCATCCTGTTCTATCGCCAGCAGCTGCAATGGCTCGGCGGCATGGGGATCATCGTGCTGGCGGTCGCCGTCCTGCCCATGCTGCGCATCGGCGGGATGCAGCTCTACCGCGCTGAGACGCCCGGGCCGATGAAAGACAACAAGCTCACGCCGCGCATTGCCGAGACGGCCAAGGCTCTGTGGAACCTTTACCTGTGGATCACGTTGACGTGTGCGCTCGCCTACTGGATTGCGGGGATGTCGATCTTCGACGCGGTAGGCCATGCGTTTTCCACCGTGGCGATCGGCGGCTTTTCGACGCACGACCTGAGCATCGGCTATTTCAACAGCCCAGCGATCGAAGTGATCTGCATGCTCTTCATGTTTGTCGCGGGGATCAACTTTGCGCTGCATTTTATGGCCTGGCACCGCGCCAGCATGTCGCCCTACAAAGGTGATCCCGAGCTCAAGACTTACATTGGACTGATCATCGCCGCAACCGTGTTTTGCAGCTGGCAGCTCTGGAGCAACAGCGTCTATCCGGACGCGCTTCAGGCCATTCGGTACGGGATGTTTCAGGTGATCTCCATCGGCACCACGGCCGGGTTTGCCACCGATAGCTTCTATCTCTGGCCGGCCACGCTGCCGCTGCTGCTGCTCCTGCTCAGCTGCGTTGGCGCCTGTGCCGGCTCGACCGGCGGCGGCATGAAGGTGATCCGGGTGCTGCTGCTCTATAAGCAGGGCTGGCGCGAGATGGTGCGCCTCGTCCACCCGAGCGCCCTGGCGCCGGTCAAGCTCGGCAACCGCAGCGCTTCGGAAAAAGTCATCCAGTCCGTGTGGGGTTTCTTTTCGGTCTATATCCTCTGCTTTTGCCTGTTTGCGCTGATCCTGACCGGCTTTGGCGTTGACCTGGTCACCGCCGTCTCCTCGGTGCTCGCCTGTATGAACAATCTGGGTCCCGCGCTGGGCCAGGCAGGGCCGCACTACGCCGATCTGGTTGATCCAGCCAAGTGGGTTCTGAGCCTGGCTATGGTGATGGGCCGCCTGGAGCTGTTTACCCTGCTGATTTTGTTTACGCCCGTGTTCTGGAGAAACTGA
- a CDS encoding SGNH/GDSL hydrolase family protein, translated as MLRSRWHASVFWLSFPFVLPQALWLRHRTNTLPGAPGPGLGQEGKPVTLRILGLGDSIIDGVGTPHRSRSLTAQIARHLADGASWHALGRSGYRTWQTASQLLPELGPEPYDLVVISTGVNDITGLVSMKSFAAGLSKIDNVLRRHSPEAHILLLGVPPMWHFPALPQPLRWAIGQRARAFQLAGQLAAERLGWRFLASDFVPEPEEFADDGYHPNADAVCRWAEDIAAFAARMGA; from the coding sequence GTGCTGAGATCCCGCTGGCACGCCAGCGTGTTCTGGCTTTCCTTCCCGTTTGTGTTGCCTCAGGCGCTTTGGCTGAGACACCGAACCAACACCCTCCCCGGGGCACCGGGCCCAGGGCTTGGCCAGGAGGGTAAGCCCGTCACGCTGCGGATCTTAGGACTGGGCGACTCAATTATCGACGGCGTGGGTACACCTCATCGCAGCCGGTCGCTCACCGCACAGATCGCTCGCCATCTGGCGGACGGCGCCAGCTGGCACGCGTTAGGGCGCAGCGGTTACCGCACCTGGCAAACCGCCAGCCAGCTCCTCCCGGAGCTGGGACCGGAACCCTATGATCTGGTGGTCATATCCACCGGAGTGAACGACATCACCGGTCTGGTCAGCATGAAAAGTTTCGCGGCGGGCTTGTCGAAGATTGATAACGTGCTTCGGCGCCACTCGCCTGAGGCCCATATCCTGCTGCTGGGCGTGCCGCCGATGTGGCACTTCCCAGCGCTCCCGCAGCCGCTTCGCTGGGCCATCGGACAGCGGGCCCGGGCCTTCCAGCTCGCGGGCCAGCTGGCCGCCGAACGGCTGGGCTGGAGGTTTCTAGCCAGCGACTTCGTACCCGAACCCGAAGAGTTTGCCGATGACGGCTACCATCCCAATGCTGACGCCGTCTGCCGTTGGGCCGAGGATATTGCCGCCTTTGCCGCCCGCATGGGCGCCTGA
- a CDS encoding phosphopantetheine adenylyltransferase, giving the protein MSLLSQLVASGFLAVGLINFLPVIGVIGAAQLQRLYQVSIADTDLALLMQHRALLLSIVGALLVAAAFRTELRTAAALAGLTSMVGYLLIIGLGGTSNASLIKVAWIDVAAVVILLAALVGDVTLRRAG; this is encoded by the coding sequence ATGAGCCTATTATCCCAACTTGTCGCTAGCGGTTTTTTGGCCGTAGGACTGATCAACTTCCTACCGGTGATCGGGGTGATCGGTGCCGCGCAGCTCCAGCGTCTTTATCAGGTCAGCATCGCTGACACGGACCTGGCGCTGCTGATGCAGCATCGGGCCCTTCTGCTGAGCATCGTCGGCGCTTTACTGGTGGCGGCGGCATTCCGGACGGAGCTGCGGACCGCCGCGGCCTTGGCCGGCCTCACCAGCATGGTCGGCTATCTGCTGATCATCGGTCTGGGCGGCACCAGCAACGCGAGCCTGATCAAAGTCGCCTGGATTGACGTCGCGGCCGTCGTCATCCTGCTGGCGGCTCTGGTGGGAGATGTAACGCTCCGGCGGGCAGGTTGA
- a CDS encoding SDR family oxidoreductase, which translates to MNILLVGASGGIGQALREQTARRRPDATILTAARSGADHAVDLTCEDSVSELAEQLKGSVDRLHWVINATGTLHGSDWQPEKQLKDIRQPSMSAVLAVNAIGPLLLARHLVPLLTHDEPAVFASLAARVGSISDNRRGGWYSYRMSKAALVMGIRTLAIECARRAPRLTCVALHPGTVATPLSEPFQRNVPADQLFTPEQSASHLLNVIESLTPERSGNHLAWDGSEIPA; encoded by the coding sequence GTGAACATTTTGCTAGTAGGTGCCTCCGGGGGAATCGGACAGGCGCTGAGAGAACAGACTGCCAGGCGACGGCCCGACGCGACCATCCTGACGGCCGCGCGGTCCGGCGCCGACCACGCGGTCGACCTCACCTGCGAAGACAGCGTCTCGGAGCTCGCGGAGCAGCTGAAAGGAAGCGTCGATCGGCTGCACTGGGTGATCAACGCAACCGGCACCCTGCACGGCTCGGACTGGCAGCCGGAGAAGCAGCTCAAGGATATCCGCCAGCCGTCGATGAGCGCGGTCCTCGCGGTCAACGCGATTGGGCCCTTGCTGCTGGCACGACATCTTGTCCCCCTGCTGACGCACGACGAGCCAGCCGTTTTTGCCAGCCTTGCCGCCCGTGTCGGGAGTATCAGCGATAACCGTCGAGGCGGTTGGTACAGTTACCGGATGTCCAAAGCGGCGCTGGTGATGGGTATTCGTACGCTGGCTATCGAGTGCGCTCGCCGCGCTCCGCGGCTGACTTGCGTCGCGCTGCATCCGGGAACGGTTGCAACGCCATTGTCGGAACCCTTTCAGCGCAACGTTCCGGCCGATCAGCTGTTCACCCCCGAGCAGTCGGCCAGTCACCTCCTCAACGTCATCGAGTCGCTCACCCCAGAGCGCAGCGGCAATCACCTGGCCTGGGACGGCTCGGAGATTCCGGCCTGA
- a CDS encoding sigma-54 dependent transcriptional regulator produces MATGHILVVDDEPDIRELVTDILADEGFRVSSAADAEQAREARRASRPDLALLDIWMPETDGITLLREWGEGGALPFPVIMMSGHGSVETAVEATKLGAYDFIEKPVSLPKLLLSVERALEAGSLKRENEGLKQRLAPSVEPVGVSAGMQRLREQIERVARHDTWVLISGEAGVGKATVARYLHTISSRAQAPFVELNVGNIAAENSEREIFGQESDGQVSYGRLEQANGGTLFIDEVAEMGEETQTRLSSALTSGQVTRLGGSEPVTIDVRVIAATRCDLEREVKEGRFREDLYYQLNVVPLTVPPLRDRREDVPELLRFYTEYFPSREKLPYRHFSVAAQNRLRNHRWPGNVRELKNLVQRLLILGAGEIEAEEVEGALGAATETPGNQLLADVNFSLPLRESREQFERAYLVFKLKEAQGSVGRLAKAAGMERTHLYRKLRALNIDPKRLNE; encoded by the coding sequence ATGGCCACGGGACATATCCTGGTAGTGGATGACGAGCCGGATATTCGGGAGCTGGTCACCGATATTCTCGCCGACGAGGGATTTCGCGTATCGAGCGCAGCGGATGCTGAGCAGGCCCGGGAGGCTCGCCGCGCGTCGCGCCCGGACCTGGCTCTGCTCGATATCTGGATGCCTGAAACCGACGGCATCACGCTGCTGCGGGAATGGGGTGAGGGCGGGGCCCTGCCGTTTCCCGTGATCATGATGTCGGGCCACGGATCGGTGGAGACGGCCGTCGAGGCCACCAAGCTCGGCGCCTACGATTTCATCGAAAAGCCAGTCTCGCTACCCAAGCTGCTGCTCAGCGTTGAACGCGCCCTGGAGGCGGGCAGCCTGAAGCGGGAAAACGAGGGTTTAAAGCAGCGCCTGGCGCCGTCGGTGGAGCCGGTGGGGGTGAGCGCCGGCATGCAGCGGCTCCGCGAGCAGATCGAACGCGTTGCGCGACACGACACCTGGGTGCTGATCAGCGGGGAGGCCGGTGTCGGCAAGGCCACCGTGGCGCGGTACCTGCACACGATCAGCAGTCGAGCACAGGCGCCTTTCGTCGAGCTCAACGTCGGCAACATCGCCGCGGAAAACTCCGAGCGCGAGATTTTTGGCCAGGAGAGTGACGGGCAGGTTAGCTACGGGCGCCTGGAGCAGGCCAACGGCGGCACGCTGTTCATCGACGAGGTGGCGGAGATGGGCGAGGAGACCCAGACGCGCCTGTCCAGCGCGCTGACCAGCGGGCAGGTCACCCGCCTCGGCGGCAGCGAGCCAGTCACCATCGACGTACGCGTCATCGCTGCAACCCGCTGTGATCTTGAGCGCGAGGTCAAGGAAGGCCGGTTCCGGGAGGACCTTTACTACCAGCTCAACGTGGTCCCGCTGACCGTGCCTCCCCTGCGGGATCGGCGGGAGGATGTGCCCGAGCTGCTGCGCTTTTACACCGAGTATTTTCCGAGCCGAGAGAAACTGCCGTACCGGCATTTTTCGGTGGCGGCCCAGAACCGGCTGCGCAATCATCGCTGGCCCGGCAACGTCCGTGAGCTTAAAAATCTCGTCCAGCGCCTGCTGATTCTGGGCGCCGGCGAAATCGAGGCGGAGGAGGTGGAGGGTGCGCTGGGCGCGGCCACCGAAACGCCGGGAAATCAGCTCCTGGCGGATGTGAATTTTTCGCTGCCCCTGCGCGAGTCGCGTGAGCAGTTCGAGCGAGCCTATCTTGTGTTTAAGCTCAAGGAAGCCCAAGGCAGCGTTGGCCGCCTCGCCAAAGCTGCCGGCATGGAGCGAACCCACCTGTACCGCAAGCTTCGCGCCCTCAACATCGATCCGAAACGCCTGAACGAATGA